One part of the Corallococcus caeni genome encodes these proteins:
- a CDS encoding response regulator, producing the protein MSLPTEEIPLSPARDERPRDDGLRKETVRGSVLVVEDDAAHRELLVELVSGWGYDAMPVGSAEEAEFAVRNKRMDAAIVDVFLPGRSGTTLMSKLREKFPQAVLIGVSAMSDAATARKCKGLGADLFIGKPLDPEKLAKALKSKHQSWH; encoded by the coding sequence ATGTCCCTCCCGACGGAAGAAATCCCCCTCTCGCCTGCCCGTGATGAGCGTCCGCGTGACGACGGTCTGCGCAAGGAGACCGTCCGGGGTTCGGTGCTGGTGGTGGAAGACGACGCCGCGCACCGCGAGCTGCTGGTGGAGCTGGTGAGCGGCTGGGGCTACGACGCGATGCCCGTGGGCAGCGCGGAAGAGGCGGAGTTCGCCGTGCGCAACAAGCGCATGGACGCCGCCATCGTGGACGTGTTCCTGCCGGGCCGCAGCGGCACCACGCTCATGTCCAAGCTGCGTGAGAAGTTCCCGCAGGCGGTGCTCATCGGCGTCAGCGCCATGAGCGACGCGGCCACCGCGCGCAAGTGCAAGGGCCTGGGCGCGGACCTCTTCATCGGCAAGCCGTTGGATCCGGAGAAGCTGGCCAAGGCGTTGAAGTCCAAGCACCAGAGCTGGCACTGA
- a CDS encoding YqgE/AlgH family protein has product MKNLASGFLLAMPQLGDPNFYRSVILMIEHGETGSMGLVVNRGAPLTLGELARGQSMDISTDRVSQPVFVGGPVEPQRGFVLHDDESVPEKHPVLPGLYLSVTLDALGPLLQRTNPRVRFCLGYAGWGPKQLENEIAAGSWLYADATADAVLGQDPAKLWDATLRGLGVDPAMLVMGKGMN; this is encoded by the coding sequence GTGAAGAACCTCGCCTCAGGCTTCCTGCTGGCCATGCCCCAGCTTGGAGACCCGAACTTCTACCGGTCGGTCATCCTGATGATCGAACACGGGGAGACGGGCTCCATGGGGCTCGTCGTGAACCGGGGAGCGCCCCTGACGCTCGGTGAGCTGGCGCGCGGTCAGTCGATGGACATCTCGACCGACCGCGTGTCGCAGCCGGTGTTCGTGGGCGGCCCGGTGGAGCCCCAGCGGGGCTTCGTCCTGCATGACGACGAGTCCGTCCCGGAGAAGCACCCCGTCCTGCCCGGCCTCTACCTGAGCGTCACGCTGGACGCGCTGGGCCCCCTGCTGCAGCGGACCAACCCGCGCGTGCGCTTCTGCCTGGGGTACGCGGGCTGGGGCCCCAAGCAGCTGGAGAACGAAATCGCCGCGGGCTCGTGGCTGTACGCCGACGCCACCGCGGACGCGGTGCTGGGGCAGGACCCGGCCAAGTTGTGGGATGCCACCCTGCGTGGGCTGGGTGTGGACCCTGCCATGTTGGTGATGGGAAAGGGGATGAACTGA
- a CDS encoding BolA family protein, with product MLDAETLRRYLLDALPGSEVELNDTTGTGDHFEARVVSPAFTGKTMVEQHQLVYAPLQPWLKSGELHALALKTYSPEQWKKLGPR from the coding sequence ATGCTCGACGCCGAGACGCTTCGCCGTTACCTCCTCGACGCCCTGCCGGGCTCGGAGGTGGAGTTGAACGACACGACAGGGACGGGGGACCACTTCGAGGCGCGCGTGGTCTCTCCCGCCTTCACCGGCAAGACGATGGTGGAGCAGCACCAACTGGTGTACGCGCCGCTGCAGCCGTGGCTGAAGTCCGGCGAGCTGCACGCGCTGGCGCTCAAGACCTATTCGCCCGAGCAGTGGAAGAAGCTCGGGCCCCGCTGA
- the grxD gene encoding Grx4 family monothiol glutaredoxin yields MDPTLKAHFDETVKSHPIVLFMKGNALFPQCGFSARALQLLQPLGPVHTVDVLADPNVRQGIKDYSNWPTIPQVYIHGKFVGGSDILMELAERGELQDLVAAGGK; encoded by the coding sequence ATGGATCCGACCCTCAAGGCCCACTTCGACGAGACGGTGAAGTCGCACCCCATCGTCCTCTTCATGAAGGGCAACGCCCTGTTCCCCCAGTGCGGCTTCTCCGCGCGCGCCCTCCAGCTGCTCCAGCCGCTGGGCCCGGTGCACACGGTGGACGTGCTGGCGGACCCCAACGTGCGCCAGGGCATCAAGGACTACTCCAACTGGCCCACGATTCCGCAGGTCTACATCCACGGGAAGTTCGTGGGCGGCTCCGACATCCTGATGGAGCTGGCCGAGCGCGGCGAGCTGCAGGACCTGGTCGCCGCCGGCGGCAAGTAG